The following proteins come from a genomic window of Euzebyales bacterium:
- a CDS encoding glutamate synthase-related protein codes for MSMFDPTREHDACGIGFVADVDGGATRAIVDAAIDGLCGVRHRGAVASDSKTGDGAGILLPVPRAFLAAEAERLGTTVDRDDVGVAMCFLDGGDHQRGDDARRQARAIIEDALASQDLSFIGWRTVPTVPAVLGHQARTSLPTIEQALFTAPPTGDTDRERRAYLARRAAERRTATAGVAAYFASFGFATVTYKALSAADQLAAFYPDLCDDAFVAPFAVFHQRYSTNTLPTWDRAQPFRLLCHNGEINTIDGNVNLMRARTGNLGADWPELGDAGEAALEPLIDGTASDSAKLDIALELLLRAGRSIDHAMAMLVPQVWEGSSDLPPAVRDFYRYHAALVEPWDGPAGLVFTDGQRVGATLDRNGLRPLRYQVCGDGLIVCGSEVGAVRTAGRGGVRRERLGPGEMVLFDLDRGLIENAALKERLAAQRPYGDWLRAAERSITAGRPVDHAPGDLLARQIQAGFTKEEQTAVLRPLANDGKEPVSSMGDDTALAVLTDRPRTIHHYLKQRFAQVTNPPIDHLREWKVMSLRTQLGPRAPLLSETPHAVRLLELDGFLMYPAGLRGLLMDHDLPFGVAGLDTTFEVAAGPGGLEARLDALADEAVAAVRDGAGLLVCSDRKIGPERAAVPALLAVGAVHHALVDARLRTHVSLIIETDDARETHAFATLLGYGADAICPRLALETITELADAGRLGRDSGSAGEAQEAYASAIADGVLKIMSKMGISTLDSYRSAQIFEAIGLGTDVIDRCLRGTPSIVGGIGLRELGDDVLTRHTAAYADRAALDSPGFYKFKRRGEYHANNPDVIDALHRSIGLVTDDGEPAPPAHAEVDTVEQRAAHLLAVAADTGRTAQYDEFARLVNERPPTEPRDLLEPVAATTPVPIDEVEPATSIVQRFFTGAMSLGALSPESHETLAVAMNMLGASSNTGEGGEDPRRFITRGQDRDANSKSKQVASGRFGVTPQYLAYADELQIKMAQGSKPGEGGHLPGHKVSDLIARLRHTQPGVSLISPPPHHDIYSIEDLAQLIFDLKQVNPFASVSVKLVSSTGVGVVAAGVVKGLADAVQIAGCDGGTGASPLSSIKHAGLPWELGLAETQQTLMGNGLRGRVRVQVDGGFRTGRDVLIAALLGADEYGFGTSVLLAEGCIMARACHRDTCPVGVATQRRDLRDKYAGTPETVATYLLFVAEEVRAGLARLGARSMDEIIGRVDLLAPRDVEHDRARSVDLAPLLTPPPPGTRHYEASLPIQAPRDRLGDEVHDAMFKALWSGTGESFDFDIRNTDRTVGARLGGAIGLEFGDRMPEQTVTARFSGEAGQSFGAFLAQGVEFVLTGEANDYVGKGMAGGRIVVRPPVDDRGDPVLVGNTVLYGATGGELFVAGRAGERFAVRNSGARAVVEGTGEHACEYMTGGVVVIVGPTGFNLGAGMTGGVCYVFDPAAKILARINTQLVEARRLEGGDVDAVGDLLERHVELTGSARGHRLLDEWDGAAHGFWRIAPRGRLSRFERSDRGVVTTV; via the coding sequence ATGAGCATGTTCGACCCAACCCGAGAGCACGATGCGTGCGGCATCGGCTTCGTCGCGGACGTCGATGGTGGTGCGACGCGGGCGATCGTCGACGCCGCCATCGACGGCCTGTGCGGCGTCCGCCACCGCGGCGCCGTCGCGTCGGACAGCAAGACGGGCGATGGCGCGGGGATCCTGCTGCCGGTGCCCCGCGCGTTCCTCGCGGCCGAGGCCGAGCGCCTGGGCACCACGGTCGACCGGGACGACGTCGGTGTCGCCATGTGCTTCCTCGACGGCGGCGACCACCAGCGCGGCGATGACGCTCGACGTCAGGCCCGGGCAATCATCGAGGATGCCCTGGCGTCACAGGATCTGTCGTTCATCGGATGGCGGACCGTACCCACGGTCCCCGCCGTGCTCGGCCACCAGGCCCGCACATCCCTGCCCACGATCGAGCAGGCGCTGTTCACAGCACCCCCCACCGGCGACACCGACCGGGAGCGCCGCGCCTACCTGGCGCGTCGCGCGGCGGAGCGCCGCACCGCGACGGCAGGCGTCGCGGCCTACTTCGCCTCGTTCGGCTTCGCCACCGTGACCTACAAGGCGCTGAGTGCCGCCGACCAGCTCGCCGCCTTCTACCCGGACCTGTGCGACGACGCGTTCGTGGCGCCGTTCGCCGTGTTCCACCAGCGGTACTCGACCAACACACTGCCGACGTGGGATCGCGCACAGCCGTTCCGGCTGCTGTGCCACAACGGCGAGATCAACACCATCGATGGCAACGTCAACCTGATGCGAGCCCGGACGGGCAACCTGGGCGCGGACTGGCCGGAGCTCGGCGACGCCGGTGAGGCCGCGCTGGAACCGCTCATCGACGGGACGGCGTCGGACTCGGCGAAGTTGGACATTGCGCTCGAGCTGCTGCTGCGCGCTGGTCGCTCGATCGACCACGCGATGGCGATGCTCGTGCCCCAGGTGTGGGAGGGCAGCAGCGACCTGCCGCCCGCGGTGCGCGACTTCTACCGCTACCACGCGGCGCTGGTCGAGCCGTGGGACGGCCCCGCCGGCCTGGTGTTCACCGACGGCCAGCGCGTGGGCGCGACGCTCGACCGCAACGGCCTGCGTCCCCTGCGCTACCAGGTGTGCGGCGACGGTCTGATCGTCTGTGGGAGCGAGGTCGGCGCGGTGCGTACGGCCGGCCGCGGCGGCGTGCGTCGCGAACGCCTCGGTCCGGGCGAGATGGTGCTGTTCGACCTCGATCGCGGGCTGATCGAGAACGCCGCGCTCAAGGAGCGGCTGGCCGCGCAGCGCCCGTACGGTGACTGGCTGCGTGCCGCGGAGCGCTCCATCACAGCGGGGCGGCCGGTCGACCACGCCCCCGGGGACCTGCTCGCCCGGCAGATCCAGGCGGGGTTCACCAAGGAGGAGCAGACCGCGGTCCTGCGCCCGCTTGCCAACGACGGCAAGGAGCCGGTGTCGTCGATGGGCGATGACACCGCCCTGGCGGTGCTGACCGACCGGCCGCGGACGATCCACCACTACCTCAAGCAGCGGTTCGCGCAGGTGACCAACCCACCGATCGATCACCTCCGCGAGTGGAAGGTGATGAGTCTGCGCACCCAGCTCGGGCCGCGCGCGCCGTTGCTTTCGGAGACGCCGCACGCTGTGCGCCTGCTGGAGCTCGACGGGTTCCTGATGTACCCGGCGGGGCTGCGCGGGCTGCTCATGGACCACGATCTGCCGTTCGGTGTGGCGGGGCTCGACACGACCTTCGAGGTCGCCGCCGGTCCGGGTGGCCTCGAGGCACGCCTGGACGCGCTCGCGGACGAGGCGGTGGCGGCCGTACGCGACGGGGCGGGACTGCTGGTCTGCAGCGACCGCAAGATCGGCCCGGAGCGTGCGGCGGTGCCGGCGCTGCTCGCGGTCGGTGCGGTGCACCATGCGCTGGTCGATGCACGCCTGCGCACCCACGTCAGTCTGATCATCGAGACCGACGACGCGCGCGAGACACACGCGTTCGCAACGCTGCTCGGCTACGGAGCGGATGCGATCTGTCCGCGGCTGGCGCTGGAGACGATCACGGAGCTCGCCGACGCAGGTCGCCTCGGCCGGGACTCGGGGTCCGCCGGTGAGGCTCAGGAGGCGTACGCCAGCGCGATCGCGGACGGCGTGCTCAAGATCATGTCGAAGATGGGCATCTCGACGCTCGACTCGTACCGGTCCGCGCAGATCTTCGAAGCGATCGGTCTGGGCACGGACGTGATCGACCGCTGCCTGCGGGGTACCCCGTCGATCGTCGGCGGCATCGGTCTGCGTGAGCTGGGCGACGATGTCCTGACGCGCCACACCGCGGCGTACGCCGATCGTGCCGCGCTCGACAGCCCAGGTTTCTACAAGTTCAAGCGCCGCGGCGAGTACCACGCCAACAACCCCGACGTGATCGACGCGCTGCACCGGTCGATCGGCCTGGTCACCGATGACGGTGAGCCCGCGCCGCCGGCGCACGCGGAGGTCGACACCGTCGAGCAGCGGGCCGCGCATCTCCTCGCCGTGGCCGCCGACACCGGTCGCACGGCGCAGTACGACGAGTTCGCGCGGCTGGTCAACGAGCGACCGCCGACCGAGCCGCGTGACCTGCTCGAGCCGGTGGCCGCGACGACACCGGTGCCCATCGACGAGGTGGAGCCGGCCACCAGCATCGTGCAGCGCTTCTTCACCGGCGCCATGTCACTCGGCGCGCTGTCGCCCGAGTCGCACGAGACCCTCGCGGTCGCGATGAACATGCTCGGCGCCTCGTCGAACACCGGCGAGGGTGGCGAGGATCCCCGGCGGTTCATCACCCGCGGCCAGGATCGGGACGCCAACTCGAAGTCCAAGCAGGTGGCGTCCGGCCGGTTCGGCGTGACGCCGCAGTACCTGGCGTACGCCGACGAGTTGCAGATCAAGATGGCGCAGGGATCGAAGCCGGGGGAGGGCGGTCACCTGCCGGGGCACAAGGTGTCCGACCTGATCGCCCGGCTGCGGCACACCCAGCCCGGTGTGAGCCTCATCTCTCCGCCGCCGCATCACGACATCTACTCGATCGAGGACCTCGCTCAACTGATCTTCGACCTCAAGCAGGTCAACCCGTTCGCCAGCGTGAGCGTCAAGCTGGTGTCGAGCACCGGCGTCGGCGTGGTCGCGGCGGGTGTGGTCAAGGGCCTGGCGGATGCGGTGCAGATCGCCGGGTGCGACGGGGGCACGGGCGCCTCGCCGCTGTCGTCGATCAAGCACGCCGGCCTGCCATGGGAGCTCGGGCTCGCCGAGACCCAGCAGACCCTCATGGGCAACGGCCTGCGGGGTCGCGTGCGCGTCCAGGTCGACGGCGGGTTCCGCACGGGCCGCGACGTGCTGATCGCGGCGCTGCTGGGTGCCGACGAGTACGGCTTCGGCACGTCGGTGCTGTTGGCGGAGGGCTGCATCATGGCGCGCGCGTGCCATCGCGACACCTGCCCGGTGGGCGTGGCCACGCAGCGCCGCGATCTGCGCGACAAGTACGCGGGCACGCCCGAGACCGTCGCGACGTACCTGCTGTTCGTCGCCGAGGAGGTGCGGGCCGGTCTGGCGCGCCTGGGCGCACGCTCGATGGACGAGATCATCGGCCGGGTCGACCTGCTCGCCCCGCGCGACGTGGAGCACGATCGCGCCCGCAGCGTCGATCTGGCTCCGCTGCTGACGCCACCTCCGCCGGGAACCCGCCACTACGAGGCCAGCCTGCCCATCCAGGCGCCCCGTGACCGGCTGGGCGACGAGGTCCACGACGCCATGTTCAAGGCGTTGTGGAGCGGTACCGGAGAGTCGTTCGACTTCGACATCCGTAACACCGACCGCACCGTCGGCGCCCGCCTGGGTGGAGCGATCGGGCTGGAGTTCGGTGATCGGATGCCCGAGCAGACCGTCACCGCGCGCTTCTCCGGCGAGGCGGGACAGAGCTTCGGGGCGTTCCTCGCCCAAGGTGTCGAGTTCGTGCTGACGGGTGAGGCCAACGACTACGTCGGCAAGGGAATGGCCGGTGGTCGGATCGTGGTCCGGCCGCCCGTCGATGACCGCGGCGACCCCGTCCTGGTCGGCAACACCGTGCTGTACGGCGCCACCGGCGGTGAGCTGTTCGTCGCGGGTCGCGCGGGCGAGCGGTTCGCCGTGCGCAACTCGGGTGCGCGCGCGGTCGTCGAGGGAACGGGTGAGCACGCCTGCGAGTACATGACCGGTGGTGTCGTCGTCATCGTCGGGCCGACGGGGTTCAACCTGGGCGCGGGCATGACGGGAGGCGTGTGCTACGTGTTCGATCCGGCCGCCAAGATCCTGGCGCGCATCAACACCCAGCTGGTCGAGGCGCGCCGTCTCGAGGGCGGCGACGTCGACGCCGTGGGTGACTTGCTGGAACGTCACGTCGAGCTGACCGGCTCCGCCCGCGGCCACCGCCTGCTCGACGAGTGGGACGGGGCCGCACACGGCTTCTGGCGCATCGCGCCACGTGGTCGACTGTCGCGTTTCGAGCGCAGCGACCGTGGTGTCGTCACGACCGTGTAG
- a CDS encoding ABC-F family ATP-binding cassette domain-containing protein has protein sequence MLAAHRLSRAYGSQVVLRDLDLQLSPQMRVGVIGANGSGKTTLLRLLAGEDEPNAGTVTRAGGVTVGYARQDVTGVRGQRVLEAVVAAAAEVVDAERTMRALEEQLADGAGADDGALLRRYGQAADQFDSAEGYAVEARARKVLAGLGFSDGEMLGEVAALSGGWMMRVALGRLLLRRPDVLLLDEPTNHLDFAAGDWLADYLAAYDGAVVAVSHDRWFLDRTATHVLELEGSGGHRFGPGNWTTWVTRREAERERLEAAAATQAKQIAQTEAFVERFRAKTTKARQVQSRIKALERVERIEVPGVRRPRLRLSLPDPPRSGRDVVVLDGVRKAYGDTTVFDGLDLIVERERTIAVLGPNGAGKSTLLRLVADVEQPDAGTRRLGHNVTPAYFAQHLADALDGGRTVLAELEEALGDRGGNPRSVLGAFGFPGDTVDKRVGQCSGGERTRLALAKLVVGPANLLCLDEPTNHLDLDSRELLTAALGSYRGTVLLVTHDRALIRAVADGICAVGDGGAELVAPDLDAYIARVQGRRPADRAGNGDAVAAGGRTTVDRRHQRREAAELRRRTQGLRDALAVAEAELERAERRLRQLEELLADPATYEDPEAGRELTMEHAVVSDRVAAAAQRWETLVQQVDAAMDDA, from the coding sequence GTGCTCGCCGCCCACCGTTTGTCCCGCGCCTACGGCTCGCAGGTCGTGCTACGCGATCTGGACCTGCAGCTGAGCCCACAGATGCGGGTCGGCGTCATCGGGGCGAACGGGTCGGGCAAGACGACGCTGCTGCGGCTGCTGGCCGGCGAGGACGAACCCAACGCCGGGACTGTCACGCGCGCGGGCGGTGTCACGGTCGGCTACGCACGCCAGGACGTCACCGGGGTGCGCGGCCAGCGGGTGCTCGAGGCCGTGGTCGCGGCCGCGGCGGAGGTCGTCGACGCCGAACGCACGATGCGTGCGCTCGAGGAGCAGCTCGCCGACGGTGCCGGAGCCGACGACGGCGCCCTGCTGCGACGGTACGGCCAGGCGGCGGACCAGTTCGACAGTGCCGAGGGCTACGCCGTCGAGGCGCGCGCCCGCAAGGTGCTGGCGGGGCTGGGCTTCTCCGACGGTGAGATGCTGGGTGAGGTCGCCGCGCTGTCGGGCGGATGGATGATGCGCGTCGCGCTCGGGCGCCTGCTGCTGCGCCGGCCAGACGTGCTGTTGCTCGACGAACCGACCAACCACCTCGACTTCGCGGCGGGAGACTGGCTGGCCGACTACCTGGCCGCCTACGACGGGGCGGTCGTGGCTGTCAGCCACGACCGGTGGTTCCTCGACCGGACCGCCACGCACGTGCTGGAGCTCGAGGGCTCCGGAGGACACCGCTTCGGACCGGGCAACTGGACGACCTGGGTGACCCGGCGCGAGGCCGAGCGCGAGCGGCTGGAGGCAGCGGCGGCGACGCAGGCGAAGCAGATCGCCCAGACCGAGGCGTTCGTCGAGCGGTTCCGGGCGAAGACGACCAAGGCCCGCCAGGTGCAGAGCCGCATCAAGGCGTTGGAGCGCGTCGAACGCATCGAGGTGCCCGGTGTCCGGCGCCCGAGGCTGCGGTTGTCGTTGCCCGATCCGCCGCGCTCGGGACGCGATGTCGTCGTCCTCGACGGCGTTCGCAAGGCGTACGGTGACACGACGGTGTTCGACGGTCTGGACCTGATCGTCGAACGCGAGCGCACGATCGCCGTGCTCGGTCCGAACGGTGCCGGCAAGTCAACGCTGCTGCGCCTCGTCGCGGACGTGGAGCAGCCCGACGCGGGGACGCGTCGTCTGGGTCACAACGTCACGCCCGCCTACTTCGCGCAGCACCTCGCCGACGCGCTTGACGGCGGACGCACGGTGCTCGCCGAGCTCGAGGAGGCGCTGGGGGATCGCGGGGGCAACCCGCGGTCCGTGCTCGGCGCGTTCGGCTTTCCTGGCGACACGGTCGACAAGCGCGTCGGGCAGTGCAGCGGCGGTGAGCGCACCCGCCTCGCCCTGGCCAAGCTCGTCGTCGGACCGGCCAACCTGCTGTGCCTCGACGAGCCGACCAACCACCTCGACCTCGACAGCCGCGAGCTGTTGACGGCGGCGTTGGGGTCCTACCGGGGCACCGTCCTGCTGGTGACCCACGACCGTGCGCTCATCCGCGCCGTCGCCGACGGCATCTGCGCGGTCGGTGACGGCGGCGCCGAACTCGTCGCCCCCGATCTCGACGCCTACATCGCCCGCGTGCAGGGGCGACGTCCCGCAGACCGCGCCGGCAACGGGGACGCGGTTGCGGCGGGCGGGCGGACGACCGTCGACCGGCGCCATCAGCGGCGCGAGGCCGCTGAGCTGCGCCGACGGACACAGGGCCTGCGCGACGCGCTCGCGGTGGCGGAGGCAGAGCTCGAGCGAGCCGAGCGCCGGCTGCGCCAGCTCGAGGAACTGCTCGCGGACCCGGCGACGTACGAGGACCCCGAGGCGGGGCGCGAGCTGACGATGGAGCACGCCGTCGTGTCGGATCGCGTCGCCGCGGCGGCGCAGCGGTGGGAGACGCTCGTCCAGCAGGTCGACGCCGCGATGGACGACGCCTGA
- a CDS encoding ArsC/Spx/MgsR family protein, with amino-acid sequence MQPQLLGHPKSRTTRKAQRFFAERGVKVTFNDLRKRAPTSGELRKWVDRFGVDGVIDRESAAYRDGGLGYLSAGADTWLEQFAEQPLLLRLPLVRCGRELSVGDDPQAWQRFVDLAKGG; translated from the coding sequence ATGCAACCACAGCTGCTGGGACATCCCAAGAGCAGAACGACCCGCAAGGCGCAGCGCTTCTTCGCCGAGCGCGGGGTGAAGGTCACGTTCAACGACCTGCGCAAGCGCGCGCCCACCTCGGGTGAGCTGCGCAAGTGGGTCGACCGGTTCGGCGTCGACGGCGTGATCGACCGTGAATCGGCGGCCTACCGCGACGGCGGTCTCGGGTACCTGTCGGCCGGAGCCGACACGTGGCTCGAGCAGTTCGCGGAGCAGCCACTGTTGCTGCGGCTGCCGCTCGTCCGCTGCGGACGCGAGCTCTCGGTGGGCGACGACCCGCAGGCCTGGCAGCGGTTCGTCGACCTTGCGAAGGGCGGGTGA
- a CDS encoding HDIG domain-containing protein, whose protein sequence is MAPLAGSAWGQRALAAALVFIGIPAILSISAFWQEAPIREGEPSPRTVLAPDPIRVDDPETTERERRNAAESVEPVRVPDNDARAEIVQKVQDTFARVAKAREPASGDGGGQLTRTEQVASLIEQLDLNVEVIRALVALDDAELGIVTEQTVEMARELAQRDFSAEELQQTIDRIDALLVLRDFPGDVGRTAVKPILADALQPTVRVDEEATAAARERAAAAVVPLEKSFAPGAPIVQVGDVVTDVQMAALRTRGLEGANPWVTAAQALALTTAIAAAMAFYLRAYRREMWGSARLVLLLSVLVVLFTLTLQAVVLLTAGSGSLMYLLPAGAFVMLATILFDPPVGVLVTVPISTVVAFLAPGRPGITAFAALSCLASVPLVSRLSARGALRRAAWQSTLAYGAFAGVLAAVFDEPGDIGYAALAGLGSGVLSAVIVNATLPFLESVFGVLTATSLLDLADRNHPLLRELESKALGSYNHSVEVSKMTERAARAIDADSLLAGVAALYHDIGKVQRPYFFVENQFGIDNPHENLAPEVSARIIKEHVTDGIQIARSYRMPAEIVEGIRTHHGTTLVGYFYRQAANAAPDGTTVDEKQFRYDGKKPASKEMAILMLADCCEGATRAAALSDRNLTREAIADIVGGLVDDRVEDGQLDEANITFRELRSVRDSLIESLCYVYHPRITYPELRPRATTGGAPAPTANGVVKHTDAPGDGADRERVERSSSRS, encoded by the coding sequence ATGGCGCCATTGGCCGGATCCGCATGGGGACAGCGAGCGCTGGCAGCCGCGCTCGTCTTCATCGGCATACCGGCGATACTGTCGATCTCGGCGTTCTGGCAGGAGGCCCCGATCCGGGAGGGCGAGCCGTCGCCCCGCACGGTGCTCGCACCGGACCCGATCCGCGTCGACGACCCCGAGACGACCGAGCGCGAGCGCCGCAACGCCGCCGAGAGCGTCGAGCCCGTGCGCGTCCCTGACAACGACGCGCGGGCGGAGATCGTGCAGAAGGTGCAGGACACGTTCGCGAGGGTCGCCAAGGCCCGCGAGCCGGCGAGCGGTGACGGCGGTGGGCAGCTGACGCGGACCGAACAGGTCGCCAGTCTGATCGAACAGCTGGACCTGAACGTCGAGGTCATCCGCGCGCTCGTCGCGCTCGACGACGCCGAGCTCGGCATCGTCACCGAGCAGACCGTCGAGATGGCCCGCGAGTTGGCGCAGCGGGACTTCTCCGCCGAGGAGCTGCAGCAGACCATCGACCGCATCGACGCACTGCTGGTGCTGCGCGACTTCCCTGGCGACGTCGGGCGGACGGCCGTCAAGCCGATCCTCGCGGATGCGCTGCAACCCACGGTCCGCGTCGACGAGGAGGCGACCGCTGCCGCGCGCGAGCGCGCCGCGGCGGCCGTGGTCCCGCTGGAGAAGAGCTTCGCCCCCGGCGCCCCGATCGTGCAGGTCGGAGACGTCGTCACCGACGTGCAGATGGCAGCGCTGCGCACCCGCGGCCTCGAGGGCGCCAACCCGTGGGTCACCGCGGCGCAGGCCCTGGCGCTGACCACGGCGATCGCCGCCGCCATGGCGTTCTACCTGCGCGCGTACCGTCGCGAGATGTGGGGTTCCGCGCGGCTGGTGCTGCTGCTGTCGGTGCTGGTCGTGCTGTTCACGCTCACCCTTCAGGCCGTCGTGCTGCTGACGGCCGGATCCGGGTCGCTGATGTACCTGCTGCCGGCGGGCGCGTTCGTCATGCTGGCCACGATCCTGTTCGACCCCCCGGTCGGGGTGCTGGTCACGGTGCCGATCTCGACCGTGGTCGCCTTCCTCGCGCCCGGACGGCCTGGGATCACCGCCTTCGCGGCGCTGAGCTGCCTGGCCAGCGTGCCGCTGGTCTCGCGCCTGTCGGCCCGCGGCGCGCTGCGGCGGGCCGCGTGGCAGTCCACGCTCGCCTACGGCGCGTTCGCCGGCGTGCTGGCCGCCGTCTTCGACGAGCCCGGCGACATCGGCTACGCGGCGCTCGCGGGCCTGGGCAGCGGGGTGCTGTCGGCAGTCATCGTCAACGCGACGCTGCCCTTCCTCGAGTCGGTGTTCGGCGTGCTGACCGCGACGAGCCTGCTCGACCTCGCCGACCGCAACCACCCGCTGCTGCGCGAGCTGGAGTCCAAGGCGCTGGGCAGCTACAACCACTCGGTCGAGGTCTCGAAGATGACCGAGCGAGCGGCGCGGGCGATCGACGCCGACAGCCTGCTGGCCGGCGTGGCGGCCCTGTACCACGACATCGGCAAGGTCCAGCGACCGTACTTCTTCGTCGAGAACCAGTTCGGCATCGACAACCCGCACGAGAACCTGGCACCCGAGGTGTCGGCCCGGATCATCAAGGAGCATGTGACCGACGGCATCCAGATCGCCCGCAGCTACCGGATGCCCGCCGAGATCGTCGAGGGCATCCGCACCCACCACGGGACCACGCTCGTCGGCTACTTCTACCGCCAGGCGGCCAACGCGGCGCCGGACGGCACGACCGTCGACGAGAAGCAGTTCCGCTACGACGGCAAGAAGCCGGCGTCGAAGGAGATGGCCATCCTCATGCTGGCCGACTGCTGTGAGGGTGCGACACGTGCCGCGGCGCTGTCGGACCGCAACCTGACGCGCGAGGCGATCGCCGACATCGTCGGCGGCCTGGTGGACGACCGGGTCGAGGACGGCCAGCTCGACGAGGCCAACATCACCTTCCGGGAGCTGCGGAGCGTGCGCGACTCACTGATCGAATCGTTGTGCTACGTGTACCACCCGCGGATCACGTACCCCGAGCTGCGCCCGCGGGCGACGACCGGCGGAGCGCCGGCGCCGACGGCCAACGGTGTGGTCAAGCACACCGACGCCCCCGGCGACGGCGCGGACCGCGAGCGCGTCGAACGGTCGTCGAGCCGGTCGTAG
- a CDS encoding ABC transporter ATP-binding protein, producing MSARLGGGRGMMPNTSLVRRGLDGSLDRQLPSGLIGRVWRDFARPHRAKLAALIVTIVVASALVVAPPWLIKRIVDALSSVRDGVVPAGVARTVTLNALGLVALALLTVVFSIAQRYYSSWLGEQLIADMRQRAFQHVQRMPVAFFTRTQTGALISRLNNDVIGAQRALTGTFGTLTANTVQVAVALASMFALEWRLTLVVLSVLPVFVLAAKLAGRRLQALTRESMQLNADMNTLMTERFNVAGATLVKLFGRYEREAEQFGASAERVADVGVRSAVVGRLFFATMSLVGALGTAAVYLVGGRFVLSGGMSVGDVVAFAALVLTAYSPLAALSNAPVDVLTALISFDRVFEILDLPHPITDAPDAVALDAPRGEVTFDHVTFAYPSAADSSLASLETGWSQVLDTTAGPVVLDDVSFTAAAGQTVALVGPSGAGKTTLTALVPRLYDVTGGAVRLDGHDVRDVTVASLRAAVGVVSQDPHLFHDTVLANLRYAAPHATEDEIREACRAAQIDDVIAALPDGYRTVVGERGYRLSGGEKQRVSIARVLLKDPAVIVLDEATAHLDSESEAAVQAALRTALVGRTSLVIAHRLSTIIGADLILVIDGGRVVQQGTHAELVRAEGLYADLYQTQFAGAGA from the coding sequence GTGAGCGCGCGCCTGGGTGGCGGGCGGGGGATGATGCCCAACACGTCGCTGGTGCGACGCGGGCTCGACGGCAGCCTGGACCGGCAGCTGCCCAGCGGACTGATCGGTCGCGTGTGGCGCGACTTCGCGCGTCCCCACCGGGCCAAGCTGGCGGCGCTGATCGTCACCATCGTGGTCGCCTCGGCGCTCGTGGTCGCCCCGCCGTGGCTGATCAAGCGCATCGTCGACGCGTTGAGCTCCGTGCGGGACGGCGTCGTACCGGCCGGGGTCGCGCGCACCGTCACGCTCAACGCGCTCGGGCTCGTGGCGCTCGCATTGCTGACCGTCGTGTTCTCGATCGCCCAGCGCTACTACTCGTCGTGGCTTGGTGAGCAGCTGATCGCGGACATGCGGCAGCGGGCGTTCCAGCACGTGCAGCGCATGCCGGTCGCCTTCTTCACGCGGACGCAGACCGGTGCGCTGATCAGCCGCCTCAACAACGACGTGATCGGGGCGCAGCGCGCGCTCACCGGGACGTTCGGGACACTGACCGCCAACACCGTGCAGGTGGCTGTCGCGCTCGCATCGATGTTCGCGCTCGAGTGGCGCCTGACGCTGGTGGTGCTCTCGGTCCTGCCGGTGTTCGTGCTGGCCGCCAAGCTCGCCGGTCGCAGGCTGCAGGCGCTCACCCGGGAGTCGATGCAGCTCAACGCCGACATGAACACGCTGATGACCGAGCGGTTCAACGTCGCGGGAGCCACGCTGGTCAAGCTGTTCGGGCGCTACGAGCGCGAGGCGGAGCAGTTCGGTGCCAGTGCCGAACGCGTGGCCGACGTCGGCGTCCGCAGTGCCGTCGTCGGGCGGTTGTTCTTCGCGACGATGTCGCTGGTGGGCGCGCTGGGGACCGCTGCGGTCTACCTGGTGGGCGGGCGCTTCGTGCTGTCCGGCGGCATGTCGGTCGGTGACGTCGTCGCCTTCGCCGCGCTGGTGCTCACGGCGTACTCGCCGCTGGCGGCTCTGTCCAACGCCCCGGTCGACGTGCTGACGGCGCTGATCAGCTTCGACCGGGTCTTCGAGATCCTCGACCTGCCCCACCCGATCACCGACGCCCCGGACGCGGTCGCGCTCGACGCGCCGCGCGGCGAGGTGACGTTCGATCACGTCACGTTCGCGTACCCGTCGGCAGCCGACAGTTCCCTGGCGTCGCTGGAGACCGGGTGGAGCCAGGTGCTCGACACGACAGCCGGCCCCGTCGTGCTCGACGACGTCAGCTTCACCGCCGCAGCGGGGCAGACCGTGGCACTGGTCGGCCCGTCGGGGGCGGGCAAGACCACCCTGACCGCGCTGGTGCCGCGTCTGTACGACGTGACCGGCGGCGCGGTGCGCCTCGACGGCCACGACGTGCGCGACGTCACGGTCGCGTCGCTGCGCGCGGCGGTCGGCGTCGTCAGCCAGGACCCGCACCTGTTCCACGACACGGTGCTCGCCAACCTGCGCTACGCGGCACCGCACGCCACCGAGGATGAGATCCGCGAGGCCTGCCGCGCGGCACAGATCGACGATGTCATCGCCGCGTTGCCCGACGGGTACCGCACCGTGGTCGGCGAGCGCGGCTACCGCCTGTCAGGCGGTGAGAAGCAACGGGTGTCCATCGCGCGCGTGCTGCTCAAGGACCCGGCCGTCATCGTCCTCGATGAGGCGACGGCCCACCTTGACAGCGAGTCCGAGGCGGCGGTGCAGGCGGCGTTGCGCACGGCACTGGTCGGCCGGACGTCGCTGGTCATCGCCCACCGTCTGTCCACGATCATCGGGGCAGACCTGATCCTGGTGATCGACGGTGGGCGGGTCGTGCAGCAGGGCACGCACGCCGAACTGGTCCGGGCGGAGGGGCTGTACGCCGACCTGTACCAAACCCAGTTCGCGGGCGCCGGAGCGTAG